The segment tttctttccttccttctttgTCAGTACTATCTAGCTTCCAGTGTTAGTCTAGCTAGGAGACAGAAAAATCAGTTTGCTCACTGTTTCACTGTGAAGTACAAATGATTACTTGTTAGAGTAGATACAATaggagcaggtacaatagcagccTATAatccagctataaacatattttaagcaaataaatgaggagagagaagggcagcgggctatagatttgtagccagctgtagcacggactccaagacgcaatgtgtgtatgacaggtgggaccagatattaatagtgtagtatgtagctattgtatgaatgagctattagattggttatagatgaatttgagctagtagttggctatactattaaacttgctctaatccTATGTAAGCAGGCTGTAGCAATAAACAAGTTATATTTGTGTTgagatggaagagagagaaatgtgGGCACTTATTTTATCGCTAGTtctaagagcaaggctaataatacaactCACTTATTGGCTGTAAGGTTCTTTGCAGCCTTTTCTCAGCCCACCCATAttatagttagctctttacaattaatacagagcctacttgtctctctcacagagtttcttggttcttctGCCAAGCCgactgtaagtttacagcctgcttctcctctctctcctctcttctctcctccaccttagTATTTAGTCGTCTTACAACctcctattatacttgctctaacacATGCTCCCATGCATACTGTGGAGTCCACTAATGCTCAGCCTATGAGTGACCAGTAAGCCTtcaggggtgtttagattcaggggtataaagttttggtgtgtcacgtcgggtattatatagggtatcgcatggggtgttcaggcactaataaaaaaactaattatagaatccgtcggtaaaccacgagacgaatttattaagcctaattaatcccttattaacaaatgtttactgtagcaccacattgttaaatcatggagcaattagacttaaaagattcgtctcgcaaattagtcgcaatctgtgtaattagttattttttagcctatatttaatacttcatgcagatgttcaaacgttcggtgtgatagggtgtaaattTTTGcgtgggatctaaacaccccgTCCTGCTAGTGTAAAAGTTGCCCAttcaattaaaatataattttgatagTTGTGCAAAGATAGCAGGAGTACCGATAACAAATCTATTCTtcacttacttttttttttttggctgacgTGGATTCTTTTGGAGCCAACAGTCAGCTccactattaaacttactcttaAGTTAGCCAGAGTGCAGTAGTTGCAGTCTGCATAAACCAATCATTCTCTTCTAATTTGGGCCATATTCAGGAATGAGGAATACATAGTACGCGACTGCGACAGTGTGTGCATGATCACTGGTCACCACTCACCAGTTCTCACCTTTACATCAAGGAGAGAGAAACTTAAAGTTCCTATCGATTTTGAGGGCCATGCGATTATGCGAAAAATGCAATCTGAAGATGGTGACCTTACACGAATATGCAATAATGCAAAGCAGTCTGAAGATGGTGACTGGCCTTTTACAGAGGTGCACAAGCCTGAAGACCAATCAAGCTCAATCATTCTCATCGTCAGCCCAGCCGCCTAGCTTTTTTATTTTGGCCCGAAAATTGGTTTAGCTTTCCTTCGGTTCCTTCAGGCTTCAGTCCGGACAACTAACCTGTCAGCCTAGTCATTCATCAAGTCATAATCCAGAAAAAAACAGTACAGATATCTGATGACAGTAGTACTACCTTAGATTTCTGTTTTGTCAGTATGTTGATCATTGTCTCGAGATGCAATTAGTACACCACGATGACAAATAATTGGGCAATATGAGTCCAACGAGCTTCACCAAATTAAGCAATCAAGAACATCACCTGCAGGTTTCTAGAACACCAAACTGGAACAAGCCCCCctccctgaatctctgattATATTAATCAGGATGCTGAAAACGCAGCGCATTTGAGGCTTGCATCAGCCACGCGTGCACTGGGCAGAGTCGTGCATTGCATGCTGCAGACTAGCTTGgcaacgccggcggcgagccacgAGCAGCGGCGTGCGtcccatccctctccctcccggcgaGGATTTCTTGTCAGATTCTGACGCCCGAGGAGGTCAGGCCACGCGCCGGCGTGCCGCCTGACATCGACGAGTTCGTCAAGAGGGCATGGGACCGCGcgcctctccctcgccgccgttcaCGGCGGTTCATCGCCGGCGCATCCCCGCGGTGGCGGGAAGGAAAGCCTGAACTGGTAATAAACTTTCTCTGCGGCCCAAGGTTAGCGTGGGCCGAATCGGGAGCTAGGCCCACAAAACAAGCAACGCGATGCGGCCCAATCCAGTGAGTCTCGGATGTTTTTGCAAAAGAACCCCTGCTTTGGATCGCGATAGGGGTTATTTTCAATTTACCCCTTATTTATTTAGGATCGCTAGCTATCAACAGTAGCGATCCTGATTTTTTGCATTTTAGCCCCTGTTTTGAGTGGCTCATCGCGTTTCGCTCTCGcctccggcggcgcccgccgccggcatcgccgTGGGAGCCCCGCCCAACCATGCTTCTCTTCTCCGCGGGAAGAGAAAGGCTCCTAGATCACTGCGAGAGCTGCCCCCAACCCAATCATCGCCGCTGGCCGCTGCAGCcggagaagggggggggggggggggggaggacgGGAGATTTCCGGCGAGAAGCAAGCGCGCTACGTCTACGCGCGGTTAGTCCCGCCGTATCTCCTCCTTGAAGGTGAGCTCCGACGCCAAGGCAGCTAGCTGCTTTGCTGCTGGCTCCTGGGTCCAGGCTGCTGAAGCTGAACAGAACACCGTCATGGCCCCGGCAGCGGCGATGCAATCCGAAGATGATGATGACTggcttttgagttttgacagAGGTGCGTAAGCATTATGATGCGTTAACCTCCCATTGTCTAATCAATCAGTCTCATCATTACCCGCCTGATTTCTTCTTGTCTTCAGTTCCTTCAGGCTAAACTTAACTGTCAACTACTAAGCTGTCAGCCTAGTCAAGTAGGAGTAGTGACCTCAAAAAGGGGAAATGTTGACATCTGAGAACATGAACTACCTTAAAATGTTGTTCTGTTTAAAAAGTAATCATTGTGACAAGATGCAACTAATACACCATGATGACAAAATTGGACATGTCATGCTGACTGCAGCCAGATTCATCATTCAAGGACTTCCATTTCTGTGAGCAGACAAGCATGCCACATACTTAAGCTATGCCTCATTACTCAGCCCATTAGCAAGTGTTAAGTATTATTACtgtttcaaatttattattGATAAGAAACAATTCCTCTGCACTTGGCTAACTACACTCATCTGATGCCGCAGGTAACACCATAAAAGGCTCAAAAGTAAATATGAGTCCAATGAGCTCCACAAAGTTCAGCATCAAGAACACCACTTGATCACCTACAGGTTTCAAGAAAGCCAAACTGGATcagcttttcctttttctttttcctgattACATGTTCTTTTAGTACAATTAGTCCAGGCAAACCCCTTGTTAACGAAATAAGATAGGACAAGGGTATGTAATGTATGGTCGACTGAAATATATGGTAGTTTACTAGGCCAAACAAATTGAAAgacaagggagggaaggggtgTTCTTTCGGCCAACCTGGCTAATTAAAAGACGAGGCAAGATATAGGCGTATAGCGCAGTGCAGTTCAGATAAATAGCTCACCTGGAAAGAAGAGGGCATCCTGACGTTTTTGCGCCCACGAGAATCTGAATTGAAAATTGAGTATTGATCACTAAAATCTAAATCATTTATCTCAATCATTTAAGAAACATTATGTCTCGATCATTAATTGTATTTATGAGAAAAGTGTTAAGAGGTGGTACTCACAGAACACCTGCCCCTACTGGAGCAATCGCCTTGAAAAATGACATAGCTGTTGTTGATACACCATTTGCAGTGCCTCTATGTTCTTGAAGCTGATATTGAATTTCAAAGTCAATAAATAATTTAGCTTATTTATGTGAACACAGTATCAGAACACATGCATTCACTTGATTTTTATGCATACCACAGCATTGTTCTGTAAAAGGCAAATTCCTGTGCTTATAGTAATCTGCACACGTTGTACAAAACAAACATTAGAGATAAAGACTTGGATATTAGTGGAAGTATAATAAAGCCCCTATTTTAGTTGTTACTCTTAAATCCCTGAAAATAGTACTCTATGAAATAACCCAGGCTTGTCTTCCCCAAGTAGTTACAGTTGAATTTGTCATATTGTAGACTGAGTTAGATTTTCATAATCTGCATTCTGCAGTGCAACACATCTTCTTTTTTGTACATTATTACTTTTGAAATATTACTGCTGTACCTATTAGCTAACAAATGGTGTGGTTGGATACACGTGTAGATACTTAAAATTTGAAGGAAGAGCTTTGAAATTGCTTACTGCAAGAGCACTTTTCATCATTGCCGCTGAATAAAGAGCTAAGGAAAATTCCGCGCCAGATAGGTATGTCATAAAAGGATAAGTAGAAAGAATAAGTATAGATAGAGCCTGCAATTTCAGTTAAATATGAGTGATGACCATGAAATGATTATTTATATTTCTTTTGAAGTCGTGATAGGAGACTACTCACAGAAGCAATTCGTAATGAAATGATTGGTCCAAGAAACTTATGAACCCAGTGGTAAATAATAAGCTGATATGCTAGAAGACTAGCACCTGAAACGAAGAGACATGAAGTACAATTATTTAACAACAAATTTATGCAGCTATGTGAGAACATGAATCTTTAAAGTATGATGAATAgttcagaatatatatataaattatgtaTGTTGGGGGAAAGATGGCAATATACCTGCAACAGCAAGAACCTGACCAATATCCTCACATGAAAAGCTAAGGCCACCATATTTTCTATCACTCACAGCCCACAAGGATAATATCTAGCATAAATATGCTAATGGTATTAATCTTTTTAGAACCCCTTAAGTTATGTGAATATCAAAGCTGTGTGTGAATAGTTTAGCAAGTATGTAGATAATAATTTTTGAAGCATGAGAAATAAACTGAGTGGCATCTAGATAGATTAACGTGACCTTCTGACTGGTAACAAGCAAAGGTGTAGAAAACATGGTTCTTTACCTCACTGTATGCTGTGTCATGAAGACCAAAAAAACAATATGAAATCATAGTAGACATCCATGGCCGATTCTGGAACAAGCTCTTCTTACGAGGTGAATCCCAATAAGCCTGCTGTAATGGCAATTCTTTGATTCTTTTGATGTCCTTATCAGGAGATTTATGTTTATGTATAGTCTCCTGCCAGATACAGTTTTCAAACAAAACCACATTAATAGTAACACTAGAAAAacagttctaaaaaaattaatccaatatttttttgttttgtgaaaTTAACTAGACCATAGAAAAGGGCTAAGTAACGAGCATTTAGTGCTAGAATTCGCTTAAGAATTATTGGGGAAATGGCATCTAAGTGAAACTTTACGTACCGGAAGCCAAATACAACTTATCAGAACAATAGCAGCAAACAATGATACACCAAGGCAAGGTAAGAGATACGGGAATCTGCAAAATGTAATGAAATTAGATATGGGTATTTAGTAGTTACAACACTGACTGCAAGCAATCTGGGCTTATATCTTGCTCTTGTATCAGTGTATGACATACCTCCCAAAAACTGACTCCTTAGAaaatacatgtggatatttttcaACAGGCTGAGAAGGAAGCAGAACGATGTAAGAAACCGAATATtagcttcttttcttctttttccatttTGAAATTAGTACCTGTGCAAGGTAGCCTCCAAGAGCTGGACCAACAACGAGACCCAAACCCCATGCTGTGTTAACCTATGATCAAAGTAAATCATAACAGCTTTATAGCAGTGCATATTGAAAGGATTGTGGAACACAATGGGGGCAAACAAGAGAATTGCTTGGCATTACAATGGAGAGTCCAAGAGCTTGATGTTCAGTTTGGCAAACTTCAATAGAATAAGCCTGTAATGTTTGATAAATACTATGTTAGGAAAGCTCCCTCCTAGGCACATGAATAATTTCATACAACTTCATGCTGAAATTGTCACTTGAAAGACTTTTAGTTACCTTTATTGGCGCAAGTAAACCATTTAGAGCACCTAGAACAAACCTTGTAGTAAGTGCCATCCAATACTTTGTACTTAGCCCAAATAATGTGTTAAATATGACCCTACAGTACACACATAGAAATCTAAGTACTACCCTAAAATGACTGATAGAAATGCTGTTGTAGCTGTACTGAATTGACTTACACAGACAATATTGAAAACACAATGACAGGTTTCCTTCCTATACGATCTGCCACAACTCCCCAAAATATCGCGGCAAAGGATCTACCAACCATGTACGAAGCACCTTCATTTCAAAACATCAATGGATAGGTGTACCGGCGTACACACGTTTAAATTACATTTCTCACTGGTCACCGTAGccatttttataaatattttgaattggtttggaaaaaaaattaccaagaAATCCAGCATAATACCCAATGTCCTCCTCTGTTTGTGCTACTTGCAGGTCCCTTACCTATGAAAACAGAGATGATTGAATAAGCCAGAGTATTCAATATGCGAAAAGGGGATCACTGAGATGCAACTTGAATGAACCAGTAGAGATCTTGATAAAGAGAACTACGGGGCAGGCACTCCCGTTATATATGCTACATAGATCTGAAGATGATGGTTTGACGTACAAACTGAAATCGTGTCAGAAATTCAAGGAAGGCTATGAGTTTTTCTTTTAGACAAAGGACCAATGAGTCCAGCTATACAAAGCAAAACGGTGAAGGCTACAGTTGGAATATCTCATGAGATCCAAGTTGCAACCAAGTGGTAAGGTATAATGGTTAGGGAGAAATGTGTGAACTGGGCCATGCATTCGAAATGATCCAGGGTTCAGAGATTAATTAGGAATGATGCAAAGCAGTGTCCTTCAAGTTGGGTAAACGTCTTTGTGCGACGCAGGTGATACTGTAGCTCAAGACGCATGATGAAATAATTAGATGGAGAAGTGAATACATACTTACCATGAAGtagaggaaggggaagaggcaCGTGATTGGTAAAGCTGCAATATTTAAAGGACAGAGGAAGCAATAAATCAGAAACGAGATGTGCAGCTTGCAGCATGAAGGGAACAAACACAAGAATCCGGTTATTCACGACAAGAAAGCATGTGCTTGCTCCTGCTGCTGTTTGTGGTTAGTTACGCTATTGATCTccaatattaatatgatatgtATACTGATAGTACATAATTGCATAGGTGCATAGTGCTGGAACAGATCTCAGATAGACAGATACTACTTGCTATCCTGAACAAATTTTACATGCATGTTTGAGCTTCAATTCAAGCGGCTCCAcaagtactcctatatatatatagggttaattggatcatgCCATTATATATTTACCTGTTTTGTGATATATCATTACTGTTTGTGAAATTGGAACCACGCcactataatttaacatgtGTTTAAGATGTACCACTACATACCCTTTCAATGCAAATTCTAAATTTTTCGGACAAAATttctctcgtcttcttcctccatcctctccttcgttctcctctctctcctcttacctatatatatatatatatagggttaATTGGGTCCATGTCATTATATATTTACTTGTTTTTGGCATATCTCAAAACAGGTAAATATGTGGTCTTATATACTATAGTTAGCCTAGGATGCATCAATATGGCAAtatattactagtatatatttatttggcaTGTAGATCAAGATTTGTCAAGAAGAGAGCAAGTTGGGGTTGTATTGGTGGGTGCTAgttatgcttttctttttgtcaaGTACCAGAAGGGCATCCTAGTTtactttttatttccttttatttaGGAGTAGGAGATCCaagtttgcaacttgcaacctGCCTTTTGTCCGTCTTGTAGTACCGTTTATTCATCATGATCGATGCCCCCTTCATCTCTCTAGTGGCTAAGGATGATCAAATGATGCCATAAATATTGGATGTTTAAGATAAGACTTGGTtaattttttgatttttaaccattagatttatgttagaataagttttaaatttttgatagtTTTATGATTTTATAATAGTACCTTTCCAGATAAATTTACacacactattttttttcttttaaattaagCATTTGAGAAACTATTGATGATctgatcaaaattttaaaagttgatcACATCTTATCTTAAATTTAAGTGTTTATAACTGGAAAGAGTGCTATGTATCAATGTATGCATGTGTTCACGTTGATGAACATGCATGAACAGAAACATTAACAACGATGAT is part of the Oryza glaberrima chromosome 12, OglaRS2, whole genome shotgun sequence genome and harbors:
- the LOC127757575 gene encoding protein ZINC INDUCED FACILITATOR-LIKE 1-like, giving the protein MGSGSEEAAPLLLPVAAATATAEERCPGCVQERRKASRGGRIPYTELFFVAVTTLASSLPITCLFPFLYFMVRDLQVAQTEEDIGYYAGFLGASYMVGRSFAAIFWGVVADRIGRKPVIVFSILSVVIFNTLFGLSTKYWMALTTRFVLGALNGLLAPIKAYSIEVCQTEHQALGLSIVNTAWGLGLVVGPALGGYLAQPVEKYPHVFSKESVFGRFPYLLPCLGVSLFAAIVLISCIWLPETIHKHKSPDKDIKRIKELPLQQAYWDSPRKKSLFQNRPWMSTMISYCFFGLHDTAYSEILSLWAVSDRKYGGLSFSCEDIGQVLAVAGASLLAYQLIIYHWVHKFLGPIISLRIASALSILILSTYPFMTYLSGAEFSLALYSAAMMKSALAITISTGICLLQNNAVLQEHRGTANGVSTTAMSFFKAIAPVGAGVLFSWAQKRQDALFFPGDQVVFLMLNFVELIGLIFTFEPFMVLPAASDECS